The genomic stretch TAACCATCATAAGGAGAATAAGGGTACTTGTGTTCACTCAGAAGAGTGGGAAGTAGGTAAAAAATTTGGAAGAAAGTATGAAATTATGTAATCacaattttaaatgtgtttatttattgacattctaattttcatttgacattattttaaataatcaggAGAATAAAgtctatataaaattattttctttacaggattgataataaaaaatatttaatatgaagtattcattatttaaataaaaagagatcATTTTTGTCCTGGAATACTTTGCAgatatgaaatgagatgaaataaataacaataatggcagttataataaaatagataatatttattaaatacttagtCTTTGCCACACAGTTTTCTCAATGctatatatatttccttctttaatccTTGAAAAAACGATACCAGGTGAAAATCATTATACAGACAGGAAACTAATGCATGTAGGTGAGcttgtccaaagccacacatCTAGGAAGGGACAGGGCTTTGGGATGTGCTCTGAGGCATGATGGTTCCATATCATGACATTGAATGATACAACTAATGTATGTAGTTTGTGCCTTGAGCATATAGAGGATGCAATGCATAGGTGTCCCACACAGGTCACCATAAACTGGTTAGTTTGACAGATACTAAAGAAAAGTTAACAACATCCACAGTTTGAGTATGAAAGGAAGACAATGGAAGAGAGGAAGACAATGGAAATTATCAAAGTTGGGACTAAACTTCTAAATGTTACTGGGGCAATTGGCAACACACTAAAACCTAAATACCTTAGCCCAGGAGGCAGCATTTAGAGTCCTAGAGGGCTACTTACAAGTAGACTCAATGACTGCACAAAGTAAAAGTACAGGACTTCTTTTATATCATTGCACTTCTGATGAAGCTCATGAAAATCTGCGTGTGTCATTGTCAGGATATAGGCAGAATGAGTGGGAAATCTGTATGTTGACCTACATCCCTCAAGATCTAGGACAACTTACCACACCTGTCCCCTTTGCCTACTTAGTGCCACCCTTCTTTGAATAATCATTGGTCATAAGATTTAGGTTTTGTATATTGGATATTTTAGGAGACAGTGACATTCAAGGATGTGGCTGTGGTCTTCACTgaggaggagctggggctgcTGGACCCTGCCCAGAGGAAGCTGTACCGAGATGTGATGCTAGAGAACTTCAGGAGCCTGCTCTTagtaggtgaggacaggcacccTCTGTAACAGAATGTTAGGCCCCAGGAATGGCTTTGTATTCCAAGTTTGAGTATGCATTGGGAACCTAAATTTCCAGTAAATTTTCCCTAGATATTACCTACAATGGGTTGGAATTAAGCATATCACTGTGTGTTCACAGGGAATCAACCATTCCACCAAGATACTTTCCACTTCTTAAGGAAGGAAGAGTTTTGGATGATGAAGACAACAAGCCAAAGAGAAGGAAATTCAGGTAAGAACCAAGTAACTGTGCATCCTTGTACATGACTCTTCCATCTGTTTTACTTCTGTCCATGCCTATTTCCATCACCCTGGTctaaattgccaaactgctttcatGAATTATTGCAACTGCCTTCCTTCTTTAAAGTTCCTTTGGGTTCATTATTCATGTTCATATTTTATTAGTTTCATAATTTATCATACAAGATTTTAGACTAGGAAATTTACCAGAATTAGTAACGGGTTAAGTGTGTGTatgttattaattatttaattcagTCTTTTATTTCTACCAGGATTTTACATATGAGATGTGATGTGGTTCTAAATTGTTCTCTTGAAAACCAAAGACCATAGTGCACTCGGAAAACATGAACTTAATGTTTCCTGTATTCATTGAAGTTTAATGCCATTTCCTAAGTGTGAAATCTTGAAAACATTGAATAGGGCTTCACTTGCCCACATATATTAATTCTGTGTCTTTTTAGGAGGCAAGATCCAAATTGAGATGGAGACTGTTCCAGAAGCAGGACCACATGAAGAGTGGTCCTATCAGCAAATACGGGAACAAATTGCAAGTGACCTAACCAGGTCTCAAAACTCCATAAGGAACAGCTCTCAGTTCTTCAAAGAAGGTGATGTCCCCTGCCAGATTGAGGCAGAACTATCTGTAAGTCACGTGCAACAGAAGCCTTACCAGTGTAATGAATGTAAACAGTCTTTCAGTGATGTTTCTGTCTTTGATCTTCATCAACAATCACACTCAGGAAAGAAATCTCATACATGTGGTGAGTGTGGAAAAAGCTTCTGTTACATCTCAGCCCTTCATATTCATCAGAGAGTCCATATGGGAGAAAAATGCTATAAGTGTGATGTATGTGGTAAGGAATTTAATCAGAGCTCACATCTGCAAACTCATCAGAGAgtccatactggagagaaaccattcAAATGTGggcaatgtgggaaagccttccaTAGTAGATCAGCACTTAATGTTCATTGCAAATTgcacacaggagagaaaccttataattgtgaggaatgtgggaaagccttcattCACGATTCACAGCTTCAGGAACATCAGAGAATCCATACTGGGGAGAAGCCATTCAAATGTGATATATGTGGTAAGAGCTTCCGTGTTAGATCAAGACTTAATAGGCATTCCATGGTTCACACAGGAGAAAAACCATTCAGATGTGATACATGTGGCAAGAACTTTCGTCAGAGATCAGCACTTAATAGTCATTCCATGGTCCACATAGAAGAGAAGCCATACAAATGTGAGCAATGTGGAAAAGGCTTCATTTGTAGGCGAGATTTTTGTAAGCATCAGATGgtccacacaggagagaaaccatTATAATTGTAAAGAATGTGGGAAGACCTTCAGATGGTCCTCATGTCTTTTGAACCATCAGCGAGTCCACAGTggacaaaaacccttcaaatgtgaagaatgtgggaaGGGATTTTATACAAATTCACGACGATCTTCCCATCAGAGATCCCACAATGGAGAAAAGCCATGTAAGTGTGAGGAGTGTGGTAAGGACTATAAAAGGAGGTTGGATCTTGAGTTTCACCAGAGGGTCCACACGGGTGAGAGACCCTATAATTGTAAGGAATGTGGCAAGAGCTTTGGCTGGGCCTCTTGTCTTTTGAAACATCAGAGACTCCACAGTGGGGAAAAACCTTTCAAATGTGAAGAGTGTGGAAAGAGTTTTACTCAGAGTTCACAACTTCATTCCCATCAGACATGCCATACTGGAGAAAAGCTATACAAATGTGAGCAGTGTGAGAAGGGGTACAACAGTAAATTTAATCTTGACATGCACCAGAGGGTCCACAGGGGAGAGCGACCCTATAATTGTAAGGAATGTGGAAAGAGCTTTGGCTGGGCTTCATGTCTTTTGAAACATCAGAGACTCCACAGTGGACAAAAGCCATTGAAATCTGGAGTGTGGGAAGAGATCTACTCAGAATTCACAGCTTCATTTACATCAGTAAGTCTATATGGGAGAAAAGCCATATAAATGTGAGAAGTGTGGGAAGGGCTTTGGCTGGGCCTCAACTCATCTGACCCATCGATTCTCCACAGCAGAGAAAAACCATTCAAATATGAGAACTATGGGAAGAGCTTTGTACATagatcatatcttttttttttttttttttgagacagagtctcactctttagCCCAGGCctgactgcagtggcgctatctcagctcactgcaagctccgcctcccaggttcacgccattctcttgcctcagcttcccgagtagctgggactacaggtgcccgccaccgtacccggctaattttttgtatttttagtagagacggggtttcaccatgttagccaggatggtctcgatctcctgacctcgtgatccgcccgccttggcctcccaaagtgctggggttacaggcgtgagccaccgcgcccggccatagaTCACATCTTAAAGACCAAGAAAAAAGTCCACAGTGGAGATAATCCATACAAATGTGAGGAGCGTGGGATGTACTACAGCAGGCACTTGACTTGATATGCATCAGAGGGTCCATATGACAGAGAAACCATGGAAGTTTGGGGAGATTGCCATGTGCTTCAGTCATGCCTCAAAGTCTTCAACTTCATCGGAGTGTTCACTTTCAAGAGCAACCTTAGTAAGGTGATATCTGTGATAGTCTTCTCAACTACAAGCTCATCTGAGAGTTCACAATGGGAGAAGCATTAAAAATTTGATACATGTGGTAAGCACTTCAGTTTGAGTTCATATCTCATAGCTTATTACAGAATCCATGCTGATGATACATTTCATACAGTCTCAGGAGGGAAAATATTTAAGTTAAAGTCAGAGTTTCAGCCATAGTTCAGCATACCCACGTGGTTTTAGAACCACTGTAGCACAGAACCTTTGTAATTTGGGGCTTCATTCAGAAGTTTGGCAATTATAGTTATTCAAGAGACAGGCCTTAGAAAGAATAGGAGTTTGCTCAGGCATTTACAGATCTCTAATGATGGACATGTCAAAATTGATGTCAGCTAGAATATAAGCTGCATGTATCTTTGCTGCAGAATCTTCACAACCTTAACACTGATTGGCactttgtatgtgtgtttggtACATGTAAGAGATGTAGAAAGAGCTTTGGCTGGGCTTCATATCTTTTGAAATATCAGAGACGTGATATTAAAGGATCAAAagggaaaacatatttcaaaattgtatCTAAAAGAGGAAACCTGGGATAGACCAAGATGGCCAATTAGAAGCAGCTATGGTTCATGGTACTCATACAGAGGAATGAAAATGACAGGTACattcagcaccttcaactgaaatatctaggttctctcattgggactgactaggcaaTCAATTCAACccacagaaaatgaagaaaagtaggGTGGAGTTATGGCCCACCTGGTGTGGCATGGAGCCAAAGGAAACCTCACTCCCACCCAAGGGAAGCGGTGAGTGATTGTGCAACCCTGCACAGGAAACCATGCTACTCAAGGATCTTTGCAACCCACGGGTCAGGAGATCTCCTTgtgagcccatgccaccagggccttgggtttgatacacagagctgtgtggagtTTTGGCAGAGCAGCCtctcaggcacacacagagacccaggaggTTTACATGCTCTAGCCCCAGAATTCCTGGCAAGGTGGCAGATTCATCCTTATATTCccctaggaagggggctgaatccagggagccagGCAGCAACATTCTGTGGGCCCCACTTCCATGGCACCTTACaaaacccactggcttggaatttcAACCAACCAACA from Pan paniscus chromosome 20, NHGRI_mPanPan1-v2.0_pri, whole genome shotgun sequence encodes the following:
- the ZNF221 gene encoding LOW QUALITY PROTEIN: zinc finger protein 221 (The sequence of the model RefSeq protein was modified relative to this genomic sequence to represent the inferred CDS: deleted 1 base in 1 codon) — translated: MISPSLELLHLGLCKFPEVEGKMTTFKETVTFKDVAVVFTEEELGLLDPAQRKLYRDVMLENFRSLLLVGNQPFHQDTFHFLRKEEFWMMKTTSQREGNSGGKIQIEMETVPEAGPHEEWSYQQIREQIASDLTRSQNSIRNSSQFFKEGDVPCQIEAELSVSHVQQKPYQCNECKQSFSDVSVFDLHQQSHSGKKSHTCGECGKSFCYISALHIHQRVHMGEKCYKCDVCGKEFNQSSHLQTHQRVHTGEKPFKCGQCGKAFHSRSALNVHCKLHTGEKPYNCEECGKAFIHDSQLQEHQRIHTGEKPFKCDICGKSFRVRSRLNRHSMVHTGEKPFRCDTCGKNFRQRSALNSHSMVHIEEKPYKCEQCGKGFICRRDFCKHQMVHTGEKPYNCKECGKTFRWSSCLLNHQRVHSGQKPFKCEECGKGFYTNSRRSSHQRSHNGEKPCKCEECGKDYKRRLDLEFHQRVHTGERPYNCKECGKSFGWASCLLKHQRLHSGEKPFKCEECGKSFTQSSQLHSHQTCHTGEKLYKCEQCEKGYNSKFNLDMHQRVHRGERPYNCKECGKSFGWASCLLKHQRLHSGQKPLKSGVWEEIYSEFTASFTSVSLYGRKAI